A part of Salmo salar chromosome ssa18, Ssal_v3.1, whole genome shotgun sequence genomic DNA contains:
- the trmt10a gene encoding tRNA methyltransferase 10 homolog A, producing the protein MSSDTVKDLTPSRENNVATENKDAHIGNNGGTEILSKNQRKKLLRHQKWEEERNLRKQKRKEKRQKRSLERKTQGEEGGEFVAGRKRLRKEVKPSSPLRLVIDCSFDNLMMFKDVRKLHKQIQRCYAVNRRAVHPVQFFLTSLGGQLKQNMDKTDEGWVNWKDITVKAEAYHEVVAKEQLVYLTSDSPNVLTELDDTKAYVIGGLVDHNHHKGITFERAQELGIDHAQLPLNSFVKMNSRKVLAVNHVFEIMLVYLEKRDWQEAFFTVLPLRKGAIPLGQEGPATEENVEEEDSDRDSDTAETVIQNTTNTQDQQEGGQDTLQLKEAPKEQTAA; encoded by the exons ATGTCCAGCGACACTGTCAAAGATTTGACACCGTCCCGGGAGAACAATGTTGCCACTGAAAATAAGGATGCGCATATCGGTAATAACGGAGGAACAGAGATTCTCTCAAAAAACCAGAGGAAGAAGCTTTTGAGGCACCAGAAATGGGAGGAGGAAAGGAACCTTCGCAA GCAGAAGCGGAAGGAGAAGAGGCAGAAGAGGAGCCTTGAGAGGAAGACCCagggggaggagggtggggagtTTGTGGCTGGCCGGAAGCGTTTGAGGAAAGAGGTGAAGCCCAGCAGCCCCCTGAGACTGGTGATAGACTGCAGCTTCGACAACCTCATGATGTTTAAG GATGTTAGGAAGCTCCATAAGCAAATCCAGAGATGCTATGCAGTGAACAGGCGAGCGGTGCACCCTGTTCAG TTTTTTCTAACCAGCCTTGGTGGACAGCTGAAGCAAAACATGGATAAGACCGATGAAGGATGGGTTAACTGGAAG GATATAACGGTGAAAGCAGAGGCGTACCACGAAGTGGTGGCCAAGGAGCAGCTGGTGTACCTGACCTCTGACTCTCCCAACGTTCTGACGGAGCTGGACGATACCAAGGCCTACGTCATCGGAGGCCTGGTGGATCACAACCACCACAAG GGTATCACCTTTGAGCGGGCTCAGGAGCTGGGGATCGACCACGCACAGCTCCCACTGAACAGCTTCGTCAAAATGAACAGCCGCAAAGTGCTGGCGGTCAACCACG TGTTTGAGATCATGCTGGTGTACTTGGAGAAGAGGGACTGGCAGGAGGCCTTCTTCACCGTCCTGCCTCTAAGGAAAGGGGCCATTCCCTTGGGCCAAGAGGGACCAGCGACGGAAGAGAATGTGGAAGAGGAGGATTCTGACAGAGACTCAGACACAGCAGAGACAGTCATACAGAACACCACGAACACACAGGACCAACAGGAGGGAGGACAGGACACACTGCAGTTGAAAGAGGCTCCCAAAGAGCAGACTGCAGCATAG
- the cssa18h4orf54 gene encoding uncharacterized protein C4orf54 homolog isoform X4 translates to MSSARRSVEGLIEDSFDVDRSSPQQEGTKSGIHQPTWREPLGNTKQLKGDLSEGPIGLVIETRTASRRQDKTPDIGDKTKPECKMSNLGAFEKLQAAVKTMEQLYVFDRNEWKRKSEPHSILSDSHVLSLISSEEHGPEEEGVNVANAMAVPTFNMDKLIRRDSYPNSDKSLPATTALPVCETTPAKREAKEPPKTFHIPISRDVPKSLAQLGGTPMGTNNVFNVSSMGSGTPPTNNNNKASSQPHAVSQSPYCKGFSPVSPKLPVSVKISQQLRKAEERQRERQRETANSMKADMPFQFSRASAEHENYLTMPVKSHATSAKQAAASAGGGCEKTAIYTFPATGTKTQMASPPGYCGARRQEETRQSPQKRSTIVMETRAQDTPTATIYHMPMAQSMASAQPQMYCFSPTMSPQAIPQVDHYQRTQRKMLFDPSTGNYYLVDTPVQQATRRLFDPETGQYVDVPMSQQPMSPMSMSMPQMPMPMPISPLALSPGSYGPTYMIYPGFMPAMPSTPTLIPTRMQSQLSMPSEQEDSGDKGGSSLPDYMDMESPYYMATGSGKSPLAGGSSMGHVQQQGRPGVQGFSNGKQPVISITSQQGPRIIAPPSFDGTTMSFVVEHR, encoded by the exons ATGTCAAGCGCTCGCCGCAGCGTTGAAGG GCTCATCGAGGATTCATTTGACGTTGACAGGTCATCACCCCAGCAAGAGGGCACCAAAAGCGGCATCCACCAACCGACATGGAGAGAGCCATTAGGCAATACAAAACAACTGAAAGGTGATTTGTCTGAAGGTCCCATTGGACTTGTAATTGAAACCAGAACAGCTTCTAGAAGACAGGATAAAACACCTGACATCGGTGACAAGACAAAACCTGAGTGTAAAATGTCCAACCTGGGTGCCTTCGAGAAATTACAGGCTGCAGTCAAAACCATGGAGCAGTTGTATGTTTTTGATAGAAATGAGTGGAAGAGGAAATCAGAGCCACATTCCATATTATCAGACAGTCATGTGCTCTCTCTCATATCCAGCGAGGAGCATGggccagaggaggagggagtgaatgTGGCCAATGCCATGGCCGTGCCAACATTTAACATGGACAAGCTCATCCGGAGAGACTCATACCCTAACTCTGACAAATCCCTGCCTGCTACGACCGCCCTGCCCGTCTGCGAAACGACACCAGCCAAACGAGAGGCGAAAGAGCCCCCAAAGACTTTTCACATTCCCATCAGCCGGGATGTGCCCAAATCCCTGGCTCAGCTAGGTGGAACACCAATGGGCACCAATAATGTGTTTAATGTCAGCTCCATGGGTTCAGGAACCCCCcccacaaataacaataacaaggcatcATCACAGCCACATGCTGTATCACAATCACCTTACTGCAAAGGCTTCAGCCCAGTGTCTCCTAAACTTCCGGTGTCAGTGAAGATCTCCCAGCAGCTCAGAAaggcagaggagagacagagggagagacagagggagacagccaACAGTATGAAGGCAGACATGCCCTTCCAGTTCAGCAGAGCCTCAGCTGAGCACGAAAACTACCTCACCATGCCCGTCAAGTCTCATGCCACCAGCGCCAAGCAAGCCGCTGCGTCCGCTGGCGGTGGATGCGAGAAGACAGCAATATACACCTTCCCTGCCACGGGCACCAAGACCCAGATGGCCAGCCCACCCGGTTATTGCGGCGCCAGGAGGCAGGAAGAGACCCGACAGTCCCCACAGAAACGCTCCACCATCGTCATGGAGACTAGAGCCCAGGACACGCCAACTGCCACCATCTACCACATGCCCATGGCTCAGAGCATGGCGTCTGCCCAACCACAGATGTACTGCTTCTCCCCAACCATGTCCCCACAAGCCATCCCCCAGGTTGACCACTACCAGCGCACCCAGAGAAAGATGCTCTTTGACCCCAGCACAGGGAACTACTACCTGGTGGACACCCCCGTCCAGCAGGCCACCCGCCGCCTCTTCGACCCCGAGACGGGCCAGTATGTGGACGTGCCCATGTCCCAGCAGCCCATGTCTCCCATGTCCATGTCCATGCCCCAAATGCCCATGCCTATGCCCATCTCGCCTTTAGCCCTGAGCCCCGGCTCCTATGGCCCCACCTACATGATCTACCCAGGCTTCATGCCCGCCATGCCCAGCACGCCTACCCTGATCCCCACAAGAATGCAGTCGCAGCTCTCCATGCCATCGGAGCAGGAAGACTCCGGAGACAAAGGCGGTTCCTCCCTGCCAGACTACATGGACATGGAGAGTCCTTACTACATGGCCACAGGGTCTGGGAAGTCTCCCTTGGCTGGAGGCTCCAGTATGGGCCACGTCCAGCAGCAGGGCAGGCCGGGGGTCCAGGGCTTCTCCAACGGGAAGCAGCCAGTGATCAGCATCACCTCCCAGCAGGGGCCACGCATCATCGCCCCGCCCTCTTTCGATGGGACCACCATGAGCTTTGTGGTGGAGCACAGGTAA